In the Candidatus Poribacteria bacterium genome, ATCCGGCCGCTTTCGCTGCCGTTGAGAGGAAGCTCGCCGAAGCTGGCAAGCCAGGGTGGCTCGTGGGAGCGATTGACTCCATCATTCACGGCTGTCCCGTTTACATGTGCAGACCGTTCGATGGCGCTCCACGCATCAACGAGTTCTACGATTACATCCGCAAAGGAGGAGTGACGGGGAGGGTCATCTCCGCCACACCACACACGATCGCCAGATATGCCAAGCTCTTGGACGACTTGGAGAGGGGGAAATAAATGCGTATGCATTTTCAAAGATTGCTGCGCTTGACGAGGGGAGAGCGATAGGCTAGGCTTAAGGTGTGTGAATTCGCTTCTGAGACTTTTTTCAGGAGGGATGCGATATGAGGATAACATCGGTTGAAGCTGTGCCGCTTGCTTGGCCTCTGCCGCGGGAGAGGATGAAGTGGTGGTCAGATTACGGACCCCGGACCGAGATACACGCTTTGATCGTTCGTGTGCGCACGGACGAGGGGATCGTGGGATACGGTGAGGTCCACCTGGGATATGGTTACACCCGTGGGGCGTGTTATGCGGCGAAAACGATAGTGGAGAAAGAGCTTGCGCCGATCGTGATCGGGGGTGATGCAACACGACCTGAGCTGTTGTGGGAGCGGATGTATAACGATCCACGCTCCGATCTAGCATTGAGATATGGGCATTCGTGTCCGAGGCTAGGACGGCGCGGTCTAACGGTCTGTGCGATGAGCGGGATCGAGATGGCTGTCTGGGACGTGTTCGCCAAGTCGCTTGGGGTGCCGATCTACAAGCTGCTGGGGGGAGGATATCGGGATAGGTTGCCAGCGTATGCGAGCGGCGGTCATGCCCCGCCCGAGCACGCCGCTGAGGAGGCGATCTCGTATGTTGAGAAGGGGTTTCGGGCGATAAAGATGCGTGTCGGCGGGATGGATGCTCCGGAGATCCCGAGGCGATCCGTGGAGCGGGTCAGGATCGTGCGGGAGGCGATCGGCCCTGAGGTCATGTTGATGATCGATGCTCACGGTTCGCTCAACGTCAAGCAGGCGATACGTCTGGCTCGTGAGGTCGAGGAATTCGACATAACGTGGTTCGAGGAACCGGTATCGAGCGACAACTGGCGTGGAATGGCGCAGGTCAGGCGATCGACGATAATCCCGATCGCCACGGGCGAGAACGATTTCACCCAGTTCGATTTCAAGGAGATAATCCGCGCAGACGCCGCCGATATACTTCAACCCGACTTGGCGGTCTGCGGTGGGTTTACATGTGCCCGCCGGATCGCCGTATTGGCGCAGGCTGAGGGGCTGCAGTGCGTGCCACACGTCTGGGGTTCAGCTATCCTGTTCGTCGCAAGCCTGCATCTTGCCGCTTCCATCCCGAACTGCCCGATCTTCGAGTTCCGTCAGGGCGAATGTGCCCTCTTCAGCGACCTCATAGGCGAACCTTTAACTATAGATGACGAAGGATACGTTTCAGTCCCGCAGGGGCCTGGTTTGGGGGTTGAGTTCGACCTCAACGAAGCTGCTCGCAAGTTCCCGTTCGAAGGATAACCATACTGATGAGGAAATGCAAGCGATGAGTAAGGGAATCAGAAGCAAAGCTCTGGTTAAATTGGTAGATCTGGCGCTCATCTTATTTACTGGATTCGAGATACTGCCAGGAATGAAAGAATTTAATGATCTCCGGGACGATCCAGATTTAAAATAAAACTGACTGACAGGATAGCCTTTGCTGTGGATCCTTTACCTCTAAGGAGAAGGGTATATTAAAGAGCAAGAGGAGAGAAGCAGATAACCTGCCGCGTTTTTCGGGTTTAAGCTCTCGAAGGCGAGGTGAACGTATGAAAAGCTTGATATGGTTGCCGACGGTATCTCTGATATTCGTTCTGCCTTGTCTCAGCATCGCAGTTAAGGACGAAGCCCTTAACTGCCATGCGTTTATCATCTTTCCCGGCGGTGATGGACTTTATAAGGCGAAGGATAGTGCAACCGGCGAGGTGGTCTTCAGCAACGCCGATGCCAGCCGCGTCATCGAATACGCCTTAAACAACACCACAGCTTCAGGCGGTAACATCGTCCTCAGGGAGGGAATTTATAAACTACATACCCCTGTGGTTCTGAGCAAACCTTACCTCACGCCTGTAAACATAACGATCATAGGCTACGGGGCTAAATTGAAGGTCATGACACATAATCAATGCGGGCTGGTCTTCAACGGATGCGAAAATCTGACCGTTAAGGGACTGAAGATAGAGGGTAGGGGGGATGAGACCGTGGAGGTGAACCTCATCCGCATACTCGGCTGTAGGAGCGTCCTGCTCAGAGATATCAGCTTGAACAAGGGTTGGGATCTAATAGCGATCGATTCATGGAGCACCGATCCCGATTATCCCGGCATCGCTCCCTGTGACTATCCCAAAGCCAGCGATCTCATCTATCTTGAGAACATAAAAGCCACCAAAGCTAACAGAGATGGGGTATATTGTTTTGCCGGACGTGTGTTCATGCGAGATATGTTCTGTTGCGGAAATTCCTTCGGCATAGAGTCGGGCGCCCGTTATCTAGAGCTCGACAGGGCTGTCTTGATCGATAACTACGGCTGGCATGGGGTCTGGAGCTGGGGAGGTGAGGAGGGCGTTAGAATCACAAATGTTAGAGCCTGCGGAAATAAATATCACGGTGTTTGCGTGACCAATCCTACCAATAAGAGTATCAGAGATATAATAATCTCAAACGTCGAGTGTTTCAACAACGGTCAGACGGGTCTGATGGTTCAGAACACCGGCGCTCAGGATACAGAGTCCGGCGTGGTCATCGAAAACGTGGTCATAAGCAATGTGATCTTAAGGGATAACGCTCGGCTCGAACCATGGCCTAATCTGTTGATAAATGGGGTTCACCAGAAGGGCATCATAAGGAATGTCACCCTCAACAACATCATCATAGAGGAGAGGAACGGGGTGGATCACGATGGGCTGGAGATCAGCTCAGCTATCAATGTGGTGGGGAGCAATATCATCGTAAAAGGACATCCCCGGAGCGGCATAGTTATAAGAGATGGAGTTCACCATCCCACCAATGATGTTCTTCTCCAAGATTTGATAATAGACTCCAACCACAACGGCGTCTATGTTCGCTGTGCCAATACCGGTTCAATTCTGATAAGAGACTGCATCATGAAGAACAACGACTGTGATTTCGTCGTCCCGGAGGACAAGCTCGGCGGATCACTCGAGAGGGGTCAAGGACGATGAAACGATCTCAAACTCACCGTAGGACGGGGATGTCCTTCCGTTTCCTTCCGACTTTCTTCATGAGGCTCGTCATAGGCGAGATGCTGATAGGCGGGATATAGATAATAGTAGGGCCTTTCACGGGGGAGGGTTACAGGCTCCTCCCAGGCTAGTCACCTTCCCGTGGCGAAAAATATTTTCATAAATCTGAGGTAAATTGTGAAGAAAATCTTGACATTCCCCCGCTGCTATTGTATAATGTCCTGGTGCAATACCAAGCTTGTATGATACCAGGGAGGGAGCTAAGATGAAGACACTCACAACATCAGTGATTTTCCTTATGTTTCTCACTCTAATGGCTAATGGGGCTGATATAGGGTTGCTTTTCGACAAGCTCGGCAAGACTGGAAGAGCCCTTGAAGCCATAGGCGTATCCTATGACAACCTGGAGCATGACGTCTCAAAGCTTTCAAATTACAAACTGATAATGCTCGGACATAACGGAGCTGAAAGGGATGAACCACATGGGAAAAACACGGAATACGCTGAACCTCTTCAGGGCTATGTCGCAAACGGAGGGTTTATACTCCAGATGTTCCACTGGTGCGAGAACCCAGCGACCTGGGACTGGATGCCTATACCTCTCAAAGGGACGGTGAACAACCTCACAGGACCCTCTATCGCTGTTGACCCCGACCATCCCATATTCAATATCCCCAACAAAGTCCCAAGAAAGTATGAGAACAACTGCTGGGGAGCAATGGATTCCGGATGGGGTTCTTTCACGGAACCTTTCGTCGATGCCCTGCTCGTAGGGGATGAGTATAAGGTTCTCCTCGCTAAGGAAGGTTTTGAGAGCGCCGCCTTCATAGTTGAGGCGAAATACAAGAAGGGAGGATACATGCTCGTTCAGGGCCTTATGGACGTGGCATGCGCTTCACCGTTGAATTCCGAGAAGGAGAAGGAGGAAGCGAAAAAGCTCTTCGAGAACATAGTGAGATATTGTTTAGGTTTCGCGGCCCCCGTTAGTCCCTCTGGCGAGCTCGCCACATGTTGGGGTAAAATTAAAGCGGGGGTGATAGACTGATGTCCGAAAAAACCGGAGGACTTCTGAGGGTCCAAAAGTTCTACCAAAACTTAAGCCCAACTGCGAAGAAGATAGCTGATTACATACTGAAAAACCCGGGGAAGGTCATACACCTCTCGATCACCGAGCTTGCGGAGGAGGTCAAAGCGAGCGAGGCTACGATAGTCAGATTCTGTCAGGAGCTGGGCTACAAAGGCTACCAGGAGCTTAAGATCAGGATAGCGCAGAGCCTCGTCTCAGCCCCACAGGAGCTTTATGAGGCGATAGACAGATACGACGAGGTTCCCAAGGTTAAGGCTAAGGTGTTTCAGGCCATAGTTCAGACCTTGAACGATACCCTCGAGGTTCTGGATGAGAACGAGCTTGAGAGGGCCGTGGACGCGATAGCGAACGCAGGAAGGGTCGAGTTCTACGGGGTAGGAGGTTCAGGGGTTGTGGCGCAGGACGCATATCACAAGTTCCTGAGGATAGGGCTAAATTGCATAGCTCTCATCGACAGTCACCTTCAAGTCATGTCCGCCTCACTTCTGACTGAAAAGGATGTGGCCGTCGGGATATCGCGGACAGGGTGCGTTAAAGACACGGTGGAGGCTCTTCAGACAGCGAGGGAGGCGGGCGCGAAGACCATATGTATAACGAACTTCGGAAAGACTCCGATCACCGAGGTGGCGGACATCAAGCTGTTCACGGCAGCAAGGGAGACGCTGTTCGGAAGCGATGCTATGACGACGAGGATAGCTCAGCTCGCTGTGATGGATATCCTCTGCGTCGGGGTCGCCCTCAGAAGATACGAACTGGCGAGGGAGAGCATAAAGAGGACGAGGGAGGCGACGATAGGAAAGCGGTTCTAATCTGAAAAACCTGAGGGGGTGAAAGATGGAGAAATTCTGCCTTCCCACATGGGCGTGGGAGTGCGAGGGACTCTCGATAGAGGAATCCCTGAGACGCATCTCGGCGCTTGGGGCCAAATACGTCGAAACGTGGATATGGACGGGCGAAAGCTTGAACTCTTTCACCCGTGAGAGGATAAAGGGGATAAAATCGATACTCGACGGCGAGGGTTTGAAACTCTGGGTCATAGACCTCCATCCGGAAGGTATGCTTGAGGATTCTGAGGAGGCAAGGGACAAGGCTGAGGATTACGCAAAGAGATGTGTTGAAACAGGCGCTGAGCTAGGGGTTAAAATCGTGACGAGTATAACGACATCCCTTCCCAAAGGCGTTCATTACCGGCAGGGATGGGAGAGGACGGTCTCGTTCGCATCGAAGCTGGTCGAGTATTCGAAGGCCAGGGGTGTAACCTTCGTGATAGAGCCTGAGCCCGGGACTATCATCTCAAACGGCGACGCCTTCTTAAGGCTTGCCGAGGAGGTCCCGGATCTTAAGGCGAACATGGACATAGGTCACCATCATCTGGTGAGGGAGGGAATAAGAGCGACGGTCGAGAAGCTCTCAGATTACATCGCCCATGTCCACATAGACGATAACGACGGAACGGGTGATCAATCGAGACCTCCCGGGGAGGGGACGATCGGGAAGGAAGGTTTCCTGGAATTCCTCCTGTGTTTGGAAGCCGCAAATTATCAAGGGGTTTTGGCGTTCGACGTCCATCCCGCCCATGACCCCGATGGGGCGCTTTTGAAAAGCATGTCATACCTTCGGGGGCTGCTCGATGAGATTTAACGCGGCTTGCCGGGATGCGTGAGAGATGTTAAACCTCGTCCTTCTCCTTTTCACTTTGAACTGGTTCACCCCGGAGGAGTCGAAATGGGCAGAGGAGCACGTCGGGGTTTACCTCTGCCCTAGATCTCGCGGTTTTGAGGGGTTTGCGCTTCATGAACTTACAGGTATCTCAAAGGAGCTCGGCGTCAGGGTCATAAGGGTCTTCCTCGACGCCTTCAAATCCCCAAACTGCGGCTTCATCGAGCTCGCATCCTCCCCCTCATATAAAGAGCTCTTCGAAAACTTCGACGTCATAATCCTCACGCTCTCGGACCGGTCCGGAAGGATGCACGATCCGAGCTGGACGGAGGAGCTCTACTATCGCTTCACGAAGTTCCTGCTCAGAACCTACGAAGGGACAGGGAAGACCTTCGTGTTGGGGCTGTGGGAGTGCGACCACTGGGGAGATCGGATCCTAAGCGAGGAAGGCCTGAACTTCTTCCTCGCAAGAAAAAGGGGAATTGAAAGGGCAAGGGAGGAAGTTAAAGGAAACGACGTGAAAGCCGTGGAGATGATAGAGGTAAACTGGAGATGGTCGACCTGTATTTCCTCGGTCTGTTTTGAGCTCAAACTCGACGCCTCCTGTGCCCCTTTCCCCTCGGGAGCTGAAAGGCTGATCTACACCGACGAGGGAGAGTTTGAAGGTTTGAGGGGAGTTCTAGAGCTTGAACTTGAGGAGAGATAATGAGCGTTTTCCTCATCTCGCTTCTCATTATAGGTTCCATCTGTGAGGAGTTCAAAGCGGATTCCAGAGCTGGGCCTCCGAGGGGAAGTTACATCTTTCTCGACGCCTCCTACTATTCCCCCCAGGAGTTTGAGAGGATTGAAAGGATAGCTTCGAAGCTGGAGGTTCGCGCTATCAACTCCGGTGAGCTTCGGAGGCTTTTGAGCTCCCGGAAACCTTTTTGCCTCATCCTCTTCTCCCATAGCGGAGATTCGGCGCCAGATGTCATCTTTGACCCGGACAGGGACGGGGAGATCTACGATCAGTCTCTCCTATGGAGCCTGCCCTACACAGGTGTAAGCTCTCTCCCCTCCGACGTCTGGTGGCAAGGGCCTCCGAGGAGGTCCTTCCCTCTCGAGTGGCTCTTTACAGTCGGCTCCGCGATAATCTGGTGTGGGGAGGGACTTCCTGCCAGGATAACTTATCCAGGACCCAAAGTCAAAAAGCCGAGGGATCTTGAGCTTCAACGTTGTCAAGACGGCTGGCTTAACGTCTCTTTTAACAACGTCCTTCCCTACAACTCCAAAGAAGTTCCCCACAGGTCCAACTTCCTTTCTAAGGCAGGTAAGATTCTCAAACTTAAGCCCGTCTCTGTAAGACACGGTGTGAGACTTTCTATGCTTGAGGAGCTTGGAAACGAAATCCTCGCCCTTTCAGGTTTCAAGCCCCAGAGGGGGGAATCTCTTCTCGATACCTTCATCGGGAAGGTCGGTTCAGGTCATCTGATATACATCGGATGGGACAAGAACTCGATCCTCTGGAACCTTTCCTCTCTCCTCGAGCACCGCCCCTGGGAGAAACTTTGGGTCCCGATGAAAGTTGAAATACCGTTTGACAGGAGAGGACTCTCGCCCAGGAGAGGGTTTTGTGGAGGAGGGGACCAATACAGAGTGCTGATCGGCGATCTCTCCTCGTTCGGAGAGAATACACTCCTCTTAAAGCTCAAAAGCGGGGAGGTCATTGACCTTCTTAGCTCTTCGAATGGATGTGTTTTCTGGAACGGGGAGGAGACAGAGCTTTCACCGAACGGCAACTTCAGAATGGTCTACTCGTTCAGGGGAACCCATATGAATGCCGAGGAGAACCTCTTCCAGTGGATAAGGGTCTTCACCGAGCAAAGCCGAAAACCAAAATGGCTGTGTGTCAACCATGTCTTCCCATTTCACAGGAACGCCCTTCTCTACATCTTTGAGTTCCGCCCTTCATCGAGGGGGCTCCGGGAGTTTGAGTTTGAATATACCTTTGAGCTCTCGATGGAGTTCAAAGCAGAGCGTAAGGGGAGGCTTCTTAAGCTTTCACGTGAAGGTCTGGTATTGTTTTTCATGCCGGTGACGGGAAACTTCAAAAAATTTGAGCTCAGAGGGGGGGAGATCAAACTCAGGTTCAAGCAGGAGGAAGTTAAAGGTGAAACCGCCTTTGGGTTTGTTCTCGTCCCGTCCGAAAACGAGAGGGAGGCCCTCCTCCAACTTTCATCATCCCAGAGGTTTGCGGTAAGCCACATTCCCTCTGTCTACCGGAACGGGCTCATCATATTTGGGGAGGAGGGGGAGCTTAAACGATGGAAGTGGCTCGTATCACCTACCCCCTGCGAGCTTAAAATCTCAAGGAATGGACATATCGAGCTTGAGGTGAAAGGGGTTTGGCCCTGGTTGCCTGAAACAGAAGGAAATCCCGTTAAGAGGGATATCCTCATCCTCGTTGAGCCAAGGAAGGTTCTGAAAACGCTCAGGAGCGGATACGAAAACGCGTTGGACCTCGTGGGGAAAGGTTTTAGAGGAACAGGA is a window encoding:
- a CDS encoding mandelate racemase/muconate lactonizing enzyme family protein translates to MRITSVEAVPLAWPLPRERMKWWSDYGPRTEIHALIVRVRTDEGIVGYGEVHLGYGYTRGACYAAKTIVEKELAPIVIGGDATRPELLWERMYNDPRSDLALRYGHSCPRLGRRGLTVCAMSGIEMAVWDVFAKSLGVPIYKLLGGGYRDRLPAYASGGHAPPEHAAEEAISYVEKGFRAIKMRVGGMDAPEIPRRSVERVRIVREAIGPEVMLMIDAHGSLNVKQAIRLAREVEEFDITWFEEPVSSDNWRGMAQVRRSTIIPIATGENDFTQFDFKEIIRADAADILQPDLAVCGGFTCARRIAVLAQAEGLQCVPHVWGSAILFVASLHLAASIPNCPIFEFRQGECALFSDLIGEPLTIDDEGYVSVPQGPGLGVEFDLNEAARKFPFEG
- a CDS encoding MurR/RpiR family transcriptional regulator, whose product is MSEKTGGLLRVQKFYQNLSPTAKKIADYILKNPGKVIHLSITELAEEVKASEATIVRFCQELGYKGYQELKIRIAQSLVSAPQELYEAIDRYDEVPKVKAKVFQAIVQTLNDTLEVLDENELERAVDAIANAGRVEFYGVGGSGVVAQDAYHKFLRIGLNCIALIDSHLQVMSASLLTEKDVAVGISRTGCVKDTVEALQTAREAGAKTICITNFGKTPITEVADIKLFTAARETLFGSDAMTTRIAQLAVMDILCVGVALRRYELARESIKRTREATIGKRF
- a CDS encoding sugar phosphate isomerase/epimerase yields the protein MEKFCLPTWAWECEGLSIEESLRRISALGAKYVETWIWTGESLNSFTRERIKGIKSILDGEGLKLWVIDLHPEGMLEDSEEARDKAEDYAKRCVETGAELGVKIVTSITTSLPKGVHYRQGWERTVSFASKLVEYSKARGVTFVIEPEPGTIISNGDAFLRLAEEVPDLKANMDIGHHHLVREGIRATVEKLSDYIAHVHIDDNDGTGDQSRPPGEGTIGKEGFLEFLLCLEAANYQGVLAFDVHPAHDPDGALLKSMSYLRGLLDEI